The genomic stretch ACGGCGAGCATCACGATTTTCGAGCGAATTCCAGTTAAGCGACTAGCCTCCGGATTGCAGCCCACCGATTCTATAAACAAGCCTAGCGCTGTTTTGCGTGTTATAAATAACGCGATGAGCAGCATCGCCGCTACAATAAAAATCGAAAACGGCAATAAGGCAAGCGAGCCTGCTCCAATATATTTATAGGATGAACTTGAGACCGTTATAATTTGACCGCCAGTAATGAGCTGCGCAATTCCGCGCCCTGCAACCATTAATATCAGCGTCGCAATAATCGGTTGTATTCCAAATCCCGACACTAACAGCCCATTCCACAATCCGAACGCAACCGATATGATGAGTGATATAAATACAACGAACAATACGAGTTGAAGTGCGCTTTGATCAGCGCTTCTGCTAATGGTTAAGCATGCAATCGCTCCCGAAATCGCAACGATCGAGCCAACCGATAAATCAATGCCTTTTGTTGCAATGACAAGCGTCATGCCTATGGATACCAAAATAAGCGGAGCTCCGAAATTCAAAATGTCGATTAAGCTCCCGTAAAGCTGTCCGTTGCGCATTTGAATCGAGAAAAAATCTGGTGAATAAATTAAATTAAACAAAAGCAATGCCGCCAGCATGACAAGCGGATAAAACAAATGATGCTTGGTCATTTCTCTGTCCCTCCCGCAATGGCCTGCATGACCAGCTTTTGATTCATATCTGAATCCCACATTTCCTTTACCTTTCGGCGATCTCGCAATACAGCGATTCTGTCGCTCACACGCAGCACCTCCTCCAGCTCCGAAGAAATGAACAGAACCGACATACCTTTAGCGGACAATGCTCTTACAAGCTTTTGAATATCTGTCTTTGCCCCAATATCAATTCCCCTTGTCGGCTCATCGAGAATAAGAAGCTTCGGATCAGTCAGCAGCCATCTTGCCAAAATAACCTTTTGCTGGTTGCCGCCGCTCAAATTTTTCACAAGATGGTTCGGGTTAGGCGGATTGATATTCAGTGACTTAATGAATTCGTCTGCAAACTCGTCCTGTTTCTTCCTTGAAATGGTTTTCAGCCAGCCGCGTGAGGCCTGCAGCGCTAAAATAATATTTTCACGTACCGTAAGCTCTTCAATAATCCCCTCTGTCTTCCGGTTTTCCGAGCAAAAAGCGACACCTTGATCGATCGCCTGTCTAGGGGATGAAATGACACTCGCAGCATGCCCTGCCATCCTCAGCTCGCCGTGGTCAGAGCGATCCGCACCAAAAAACAACCTCGCAAGCTCTGTACGGCCTGAGCCTAATAGACCTGCCAGACCTACAACCTCACCTTTCTTAATGTTCAAGTTAAACGGCTTAATGGCACCGCTTCGGCCAAGGTCCTTTGCCTCAACGGTTACCTCTGCTGCATCATCCGCTAAACCTGTATCTGATTTGGGCAAATGCTCCAGCTGCTCAAGCTCCTTTCCGATCATCTTGGTCACAAGCTCAATTCGCGAGAGCTCGCTTGCTCTATATTCACCGACAAATTCTCCTCCGCGGAGAATGGTTATCCGATCCGAAATTTCATACACTTGATCAAGGAAATGGGTCACGAACAATATGGCAAGCCCTTCATCCTTTAATTTATTCATCACTTGAAATAACTGCTCAACCTCATTACGGTCAAGACTTGAGGTCGGCTCATCCAAGATAAGCACTTTTGCAGAAATATTGAGGGCTCGTGCGATGGCAACCAGCTGTTGAACCGCAACAGAGTAATCTTGCAGCGGCTTCCTCACATCGATTTGCAGCTGGAGCCGCTCAAGCAGCAGCTTCTCGGAGCTGCTGTAAAGCTCTTTCCACAAAATTCGTCCGAAGCGGCGCGGTTCTCGCCCGATCCAAATATTTTCAGCGACTGATAAATTGGGACAAAGATTTACTTCTTGATATACCGTGCTGATTCCGTTATCTTGTGCTTCCTGAGGACCATGGATGATGAGCTGCTGCTTCTCCAGCTCAACTTCTCCCTGATCAATCGCATAAACACCGGTTAAAAGCTTAATTAACGTTGATTTCCCCGCACCATTCTCGCCCATAAGGGCATGTACTTCACCTGGAAATAATCGAAATTGAACATTAGTTAATGCTTTCACACCAGGAAATTGCTTATGAATGCCTGTCATACGAAGAATCGGCTCTTCAATCGGCTTTTGTTCCTGCTTCATCGCTCTCGCTCCCTTGTATGAAGAAAAGAAGCCACTCGCCCTATGATACGCAGCAACGATGTGGCTTCTATCTTTAGACGATTAGTATTTGCGGTTCGGAAGCTCGCGCTTCGCATCTTCAGAGGTAAATACCCCTTCCTCTGTTACAATTCTTTTCTCAATCTCTTTCCCATCAAGCACATCGCGTACCGCCTGCATCAGCTGCGGCCCTAGCAATGGATTACACTCTACGATAAAATTGATCTTGCCCTCGCTTGCAGCAACGAAGCCGTCCTTCACGCCATCTACGGAGATAATAATAATATCCTCGCCTGGTTTAAGGCCCGCTGCTTCAATAGCTTGGATAGCGCCTAGCGCCATATCATCATTGTGTGCATATAGCACATCGATATCTTTATTTGCTTTTAGAAAAGATTGCATAACCTCTTTACCCTTCGCACGAGTGAAATCGCCCGTTTGCGAAGCAATAACCTTTAGCTTAGCATCATCTTTAATAATCTCTTCAAAACCTGCTTTGCGATCGATAGCTGGAGCGGAGCCCGTAGTGCCCTGCAGCTCAACGATATTCACATCTCCAGACGCATCTTTATATTTTTCCAATAGCCATTTACCTGCACTGCGTCCTTCTTCCACGAAATCAGAGCCGATAAACGTTTCATAAAGCGAATCATCCTTCGAATCTACTGCACGATCCGTTAATATAACCGGAATTCCCGCTTCCTTCGCTTCCTTCAGCACCGTATCCCAGCCTGATTCAACAACGGGAGAAAATGCGATCACATCTACCTTTTGCTGGATATAGGAGCGTATCGACTTAATTTGATTTTCCTGTTTTTGCTGCGCATCGGAAAACTTCAATTCAAAGCCCGCTTCAGCCGCTGACTCCTTAACTGAGTTTGTGTTCGCTGTACGCCATCCGCTTTCTGCACCAACCTGGGCAAAGCCCAGCGTGATTTTTTTGTCCGCTGATGCAGGCTTGCTTCCTTTAGACCCCTCATTCGCATTGTTTCCACAAGCTGCCGCGACGAGCATCATCGTCGATAGCATAATCGCAGCACCTAATCTTACATGCTTTTTCATTTCCAAATTACCTCCCCTATCATTCACCAATGCCTGGTGTGATGTTATTATAGAACGCTTTCAAAACTGCTCGATACGGAATTCCACTGCTATTTGGTTCACTATTATTTTAATTTTGAAAGTTCAATTTCATTTGCTTTGTTTTTTTATTCAAAAGGTTTAATATCTCATCCAACATGACGTTGGCATAGCCTGCGCAGCGTTCATTTGTTATAGTAGTAAGTAAATGGAAATGCAAGCGTATTCACTACTTCCTTGAAAGGTATCGTGCGCCTATGATTTTGATACGTTGGATTCTAAAGAGCATGAGGGCGAAGCTATTGCTAATGTTCGTCATATTAACCTCTGTTCCGTTAATTGTGGTTGGAATCATCTCCTACCAAAAATCATTTCATGCTGTTTCTGGGCATAGCAAAGCTTCAACTATGCTGATTGCAGATCAGCTTGGGCGCGATTTGGATGTATTGTTCGAGGATACTGGAAAGCTGCTTGAGCTTGAGAAGGCCCCGCCTGTTCAACAATTTTTGTTCTCACAGGCTGATACCTACTCGGATGCGAAGGAAATCGTCAAAACGTTTGCTTTGTATCGGGAAACATATAAATATGAAAATATATTGAATATGACCATGATTAATCTATATGGCCGAGGCATCAGTGAACGCAAAGGTGTCTTCCAACTAACCGTCAATCCGCTGCGAAATCCACATTTGCAGCATCTGTTGAACAATCCTGATGATATTCTCAATATTCCACCCTCTCATGCAGAGCCGCTAGATCGACTCGATGGCTTCCAATATCCGCAGCAAAATGTCATTTCGATTATGGCTACAGTCAAGCAGCGAATTACACACGAGGTTATCGGTTTTATTATTATCGATTTAAACGATTCTACTGTTGAACAGTTTGTAAATACGGTGACCATAGGTAAAACTGGACTTTTCTATGTCGTTGATCATTCGGATACACCGATTTTTTCACCCGCTAATCTAGAACCGAAACTTTCATCAACCCAGACCGTTCAGTTAGGCTCACACTTAGCTGATAAAAGAAACAGCTATGTCGATTACACAAATGGAAAACCGCGATTTGTAGTATTTACAACGTCGCAAACGACTGGCTGGACAATCGTTGGCGTCGTACCGCTGCAGGAAATCGTTGAAGAAGCGACCGCTATTCGGCGGCTTATTATCATTAGCGTCCTCTTAAGCATCATTTTTACGATAACGCTTCATTTCTTCATTACAGCCGGCTTAACACGGCCCGTTCGATTGCTGCAAAGCAAGATGAGGCTTGCGGCTTCAGGTTATCTAGAGGTAAAGGTGAAACCGTCCGGACAAGACGAGATTGCTGATCTCGGAATGAGCTTCAACAGTATGCTGGAAAATATAAAAGGGTTGCTGGAGAATAGCATTAAGGAGCAGGAGCTCATTCAAAAGGCCAATCTGCGTGCGCTGCAAGCGCAAATTAATCCCCACTTCCTCTATAACACGCTGGATTCGATTATTTGGATGGCTGAGGCTGGAAAAAACGAACGGGTTATCCACCTTGTCCAAGCGCTCTCGCGGTTTTTCCGAATCAGCCTGAACAAGGGCAGAGATTGGATCACGCTCAAGGATGAATTAGAGCATGTACGCAGCTATTTAATCATTCAACAAATGCGATATCGCGATATTCTAGACTATGAGATCGAGGTTCCTGAGCATCTTCACAGCTACACGATATTAAAAATGTCCCTACAGCCCATCGTCGAGAATGCGCTGTATCATGGGATAAAAAATAAGCGCGGCAAAGGACTAATTCGCATCGTCGCGGAATCAGAGGATCAATTGTATTTAACTATTTCCATTGAGGATAATGGCATTGGCATGTCAGAAGCAAAGCTCAATTTGCTGCGGGAGCAGCTTGATGCGCAGCTAACACCAGAGCAAACGGGCTCCGAGGTTTCAGGCGGCTTCGGTCTACATAATGTACATCAACGCATTCGTCTTTACTACGGCAAGTCCTATGGCGTTGAAGTGAACAGCGTCGATCAGCAGGGTACGCATGTTATTATCCGCATACCAATGAAACGGGGTTAATCAGCCATGAAAAAAGTGATGCTTATAGACGATGAAATATTAGTTCGCGAAAGTATACGAGAATGTATCGATTGGACGAAAGAGGGCTTTCTTTATTGTGGCGACGCGCCTGACGGCGAGGTTGCGCTTCCGATGATCGAGCAATTGCGCCCGGACATTATAATAACCGATATAAAAATGCCCTTTATGAACGGATTAGAGCTTAGCAGCATCGTCCGGAGCCGCATGCCTGAAATTAAAATCATTATTTTAAGCGGTCATGATGAATTTGAGTACGCACGAGCTGCGCTCCGAGCTGGTGTAGAGGAATATTGCTTGAAACCCGTCAGCTCCGCCGATATTATTCGAATGCTTCAAGAAACCAGCAAAAAAATCGATCAGGAGCGATTTGAACAAGAACGAATACTTGAGCTGCAGCAGGCACATGGGAAAAACACCGCACAAGATAGCGAAAAGCTATTAGCTGATCTTTGCAGCGGTTTGATCACAACTGCAGATGCTATTCTACTCGCGAGCAGTCTTTCACTTCCTTTATCCGCGAACCACTATGCGGTTGGCATTACAGATGTGCGCTGCCAGAGGGGAACCGCGCAGCTGGACCGTTCAATTATCGCCCAGGCTGAGGAGCTGTTAGGAGAGCGAATTGCATCTATAGGCGAGCATTTGCATTACAAGCGCAGCCATACGGAAACGATATGGCTGTTCAAGGGCCGAAGCGAGGCAGAGCTGGAAAGCAGCTTGCTTCATTTTCATCAAAATATGTATGCTGTAGTGAAGCCTATTCTTTCTTGCAGCTTAACGGTCGGACTTGGTACGGTGCAGGATCGGCTTCAAGGTATTCATACCTCTTATTTAGAGGCTGAGGACGATAAGCATTGGCGGAGAATAGCGCGGCAAAGTCAGCTTGCCTTATTAGGTGCCGCGGCTTCTCCTGGTCATACGCTATCCACTCACCCCTTTGATCGACAACGATTCATCGATTTTTTGAAGCTCGGAAACCCGAAGCATACCCTTGTCTTTGTCGATTCACTTGCTGAGGAGCTGCAAGCTATTGATTGGAAAGGCACTCTTTACGGCTGCTATCTACTCAATGACTTGGCAATTGAAGCACTGCGAATTGCGAAGGCGATGAGCCGCAGTCTCTATATTCCCGAGCAGTTTGAGGCTGAATTGCAGCAAAGCCTTAGCGCCATTCGACGATTTGACGACGCGCGTCAATTTTTGATTAAATTATTGGGGCAGTTTTGGATTTGGAGAAATGATTCAACAGATAAATATGCAGATATGCTCAATCAGGTAAAGGATTATATTCAAAAGCACTACCATGATGACCGATTATCGCTTCAGGATGCAGCTGAATTTGCATGTGTCAGTGTCAGTCATTTGAGCAAAGTGTTCAGTCAGGAAACCGGTCAAACATTTATCGAATATGTGACTCATACAAGAATTCGAAGGGCTATGGAGCTATTGAAAGCAACTAACGCAAAAACCTATGAAATCGCTCATCTCGTCGGCTACAATGATGCTCACTATTTTTCTCATTTATTTAAACGAATTACTGGTGCGACAACGTCTCAATATCGCAAGGATCAGGCAGCGAGCAGCGTCCAAAGCAGCTATAAAGGAGCCATTTATGCGCACAACAGTATCGATCCCGATTAGAGCTGTGCTTTGGATGTTTTTTTTGGTCACAATTCTCGCAACAGGCTGCCAAGCCGCTGCGGATGATGAGAGCAAGCAAGCAGCTCCTGCTGAAACAGCCCAATTGCAAAATAAGCCTAAACTAACTTTCGGCATTATTTATCCGATGGCTCATCCCTATTACGAAACAATTACACAAAATGCTAAAGAAGCAGCACAGCATTATGGCATTAATCTTATTGTTAAAGCTCCTGACGAAGCTAATTTAGAGCAGCAAATTCGCATGATGGAAACGATGATTGCCCAGAAGGTGAATGGCATCGCGATAAGTCCGATTGATTCAAACGTAATGACACCGATCATTAATAAAGCGGTTCAAGCTGGCATTACGGTTTTCTGCTTCGAATCCGATGCGCCGGGAAGCCAGCGCATGTCCTATATTGGAGCTGACAACGTTGCAACCGGCAAAGGGATAGGTAAAATCGTCGATCAGTTGTTGAACGGCAGCGGAATGATTATTGTCGAAAACGGCATTTCCATAACGATGAGCGCAAAGGAACGGCTGAAAGGCATGCTTGATTATTTGGAACAGAACACCAGCATTCAAGTGCTTGAGGTTCTCCATCATGAAGGAAGCAATACGCTCGCATTACAGCAGCTAGAGAAAATGATTGACGATCATCCGCATTTCGATGCCTTCATTGCACTGGATTATGTAGCAAGCTCCACCTCTATACTGGTATGGAAAGCTACAGGGCTATCCCGTTATGCGCTTGCCGTAGGTATGATGCCCGAAACGAAAGAAGCGATTCGCAACGGTCAAATCACGGCCTCTCTCTCGCAAAACGAGCAAAAGTGGGGTAGTTTAATTATTGAAGGTCTATATCAGGCTGCTGGAAACAGAGCCGTAAGCAGTGCTCAGGATAGTGGTCTAACGGAAATAAGAGCTGTTCCTTAAGGTGGATTGCCTTAAGGAACAGCTCTTTGTCTATTTAAGCTATTATTTATGCTTAGACCAGCTTGGATCACTATTTTCAAGTAAATAAGAGAAGTCATTTTCCAGTCGCTTTTGCTCTTGTTTCTTCTTCTCTTCCTCCTGCTTGCGAAGGTCTTCCTTGAGATTCGCCTCTGCCTGCTTCATTTCATCCGCCTGCGCCTTTAGCTTATTCAGCATATCGCTGCTTAACAAATCCTTAAGCGTCATCCCATTGTCCTGCTCATTATTGGATGCAGCTTTTGGAGCCGATCTTGGAGCGGAAGAATGTACTTTCTTCTGTTTCTTGCCCATGTTCATTTCACCTGCCTTAAATTAAAAATATTGCGTCATACTTATTCACTCACATACTCAATATAGAGTGCACTAGCCGCTTTCCGCGCAAGATCACGCGCTTCCTCTACTTCAGAAGCCGAGCTAAGCGCGACTGCCATACGGCGTCCGACCTTTGTTTCCGGCTTGCCGAAGACACGAACCTGCGTATTAGGCACTGACAGTGCTTCCTCTACTCCACCGATACGGAATGCGGCAGCTTCCCGATCAGCTTTCAACGTGTGGGAAGCACCTGGTGTCAGCAGCCGAATTGTAGGAATTGGAAAACCAAGAATGGCTCTTACATGCAGAGCAAATTCAGATAGATCCTGTGTAACCATCGTTACCATGCCCGTATCATGCGGACGCGGCGACACTTCGCTAAATAATACACCATCCTTCGTAATAAACAGCTCCACACCATATATGCCATAGCCGCCAAGCTCATCCGTAATTCGCAGAGCGATCTCCTCTGCCTGAGCAATTTGCTGCGACGTCATTTCATGCGGCTGCCAGGACTCAATATAATCGCCATCCTTCTGAACATGTCCAATCGGCGGGCAGTAGCTCGTACCGG from Paenibacillus sp. FSL H8-0548 encodes the following:
- a CDS encoding ABC transporter permease, giving the protein MTKHHLFYPLVMLAALLLFNLIYSPDFFSIQMRNGQLYGSLIDILNFGAPLILVSIGMTLVIATKGIDLSVGSIVAISGAIACLTISRSADQSALQLVLFVVFISLIISVAFGLWNGLLVSGFGIQPIIATLILMVAGRGIAQLITGGQIITVSSSSYKYIGAGSLALLPFSIFIVAAMLLIALFITRKTALGLFIESVGCNPEASRLTGIRSKIVMLAVYMFCGLCAGIAGLILSSNVSSADGNNAGLWYELDAILAVVIGGTSLNGGRFYLMGTVIGALIIQTLTTTIYVIGVRPEITLVVKAFVVLIVCLVQSEAFRKAIVHRWRTRRYPLEREVKRHA
- a CDS encoding sugar ABC transporter ATP-binding protein, whose product is MKQEQKPIEEPILRMTGIHKQFPGVKALTNVQFRLFPGEVHALMGENGAGKSTLIKLLTGVYAIDQGEVELEKQQLIIHGPQEAQDNGISTVYQEVNLCPNLSVAENIWIGREPRRFGRILWKELYSSSEKLLLERLQLQIDVRKPLQDYSVAVQQLVAIARALNISAKVLILDEPTSSLDRNEVEQLFQVMNKLKDEGLAILFVTHFLDQVYEISDRITILRGGEFVGEYRASELSRIELVTKMIGKELEQLEHLPKSDTGLADDAAEVTVEAKDLGRSGAIKPFNLNIKKGEVVGLAGLLGSGRTELARLFFGADRSDHGELRMAGHAASVISSPRQAIDQGVAFCSENRKTEGIIEELTVRENIILALQASRGWLKTISRKKQDEFADEFIKSLNINPPNPNHLVKNLSGGNQQKVILARWLLTDPKLLILDEPTRGIDIGAKTDIQKLVRALSAKGMSVLFISSELEEVLRVSDRIAVLRDRRKVKEMWDSDMNQKLVMQAIAGGTEK
- a CDS encoding ABC transporter substrate-binding protein, yielding MKKHVRLGAAIMLSTMMLVAAACGNNANEGSKGSKPASADKKITLGFAQVGAESGWRTANTNSVKESAAEAGFELKFSDAQQKQENQIKSIRSYIQQKVDVIAFSPVVESGWDTVLKEAKEAGIPVILTDRAVDSKDDSLYETFIGSDFVEEGRSAGKWLLEKYKDASGDVNIVELQGTTGSAPAIDRKAGFEEIIKDDAKLKVIASQTGDFTRAKGKEVMQSFLKANKDIDVLYAHNDDMALGAIQAIEAAGLKPGEDIIIISVDGVKDGFVAASEGKINFIVECNPLLGPQLMQAVRDVLDGKEIEKRIVTEEGVFTSEDAKRELPNRKY
- a CDS encoding sensor histidine kinase, which translates into the protein MRAKLLLMFVILTSVPLIVVGIISYQKSFHAVSGHSKASTMLIADQLGRDLDVLFEDTGKLLELEKAPPVQQFLFSQADTYSDAKEIVKTFALYRETYKYENILNMTMINLYGRGISERKGVFQLTVNPLRNPHLQHLLNNPDDILNIPPSHAEPLDRLDGFQYPQQNVISIMATVKQRITHEVIGFIIIDLNDSTVEQFVNTVTIGKTGLFYVVDHSDTPIFSPANLEPKLSSTQTVQLGSHLADKRNSYVDYTNGKPRFVVFTTSQTTGWTIVGVVPLQEIVEEATAIRRLIIISVLLSIIFTITLHFFITAGLTRPVRLLQSKMRLAASGYLEVKVKPSGQDEIADLGMSFNSMLENIKGLLENSIKEQELIQKANLRALQAQINPHFLYNTLDSIIWMAEAGKNERVIHLVQALSRFFRISLNKGRDWITLKDELEHVRSYLIIQQMRYRDILDYEIEVPEHLHSYTILKMSLQPIVENALYHGIKNKRGKGLIRIVAESEDQLYLTISIEDNGIGMSEAKLNLLREQLDAQLTPEQTGSEVSGGFGLHNVHQRIRLYYGKSYGVEVNSVDQQGTHVIIRIPMKRG
- a CDS encoding response regulator, yielding MKKVMLIDDEILVRESIRECIDWTKEGFLYCGDAPDGEVALPMIEQLRPDIIITDIKMPFMNGLELSSIVRSRMPEIKIIILSGHDEFEYARAALRAGVEEYCLKPVSSADIIRMLQETSKKIDQERFEQERILELQQAHGKNTAQDSEKLLADLCSGLITTADAILLASSLSLPLSANHYAVGITDVRCQRGTAQLDRSIIAQAEELLGERIASIGEHLHYKRSHTETIWLFKGRSEAELESSLLHFHQNMYAVVKPILSCSLTVGLGTVQDRLQGIHTSYLEAEDDKHWRRIARQSQLALLGAAASPGHTLSTHPFDRQRFIDFLKLGNPKHTLVFVDSLAEELQAIDWKGTLYGCYLLNDLAIEALRIAKAMSRSLYIPEQFEAELQQSLSAIRRFDDARQFLIKLLGQFWIWRNDSTDKYADMLNQVKDYIQKHYHDDRLSLQDAAEFACVSVSHLSKVFSQETGQTFIEYVTHTRIRRAMELLKATNAKTYEIAHLVGYNDAHYFSHLFKRITGATTSQYRKDQAASSVQSSYKGAIYAHNSIDPD
- a CDS encoding substrate-binding domain-containing protein: MRTTVSIPIRAVLWMFFLVTILATGCQAAADDESKQAAPAETAQLQNKPKLTFGIIYPMAHPYYETITQNAKEAAQHYGINLIVKAPDEANLEQQIRMMETMIAQKVNGIAISPIDSNVMTPIINKAVQAGITVFCFESDAPGSQRMSYIGADNVATGKGIGKIVDQLLNGSGMIIVENGISITMSAKERLKGMLDYLEQNTSIQVLEVLHHEGSNTLALQQLEKMIDDHPHFDAFIALDYVASSTSILVWKATGLSRYALAVGMMPETKEAIRNGQITASLSQNEQKWGSLIIEGLYQAAGNRAVSSAQDSGLTEIRAVP
- a CDS encoding YqkE family protein is translated as MGKKQKKVHSSAPRSAPKAASNNEQDNGMTLKDLLSSDMLNKLKAQADEMKQAEANLKEDLRKQEEEKKKQEQKRLENDFSYLLENSDPSWSKHK